GCCAATGAAAAGCTCAAATGGCTGATGAACTTCATGTTGGAGACATTTGGATGTGAGCCACCATCATTCCCATCTCAGTCTCCCCCaaatgaggatgaagatggtGAGAATAGTTCCCTTAGTCTTGATAATTGAATTTCTTTATTGCTTGAACTGGGTACTAGCCTAACACTATGATTTTTTGTATAGAGGTAGATCATCCTCTATATATGATCTtttgtatatgatatatggatgtaGATCACCATCTACGGGATGACTGGGATCCTGGACCAGGAGTGTATGAATGAAGTGTTACCTTTGGAAACAATTTACTTGCCCAACTTATAGAGATAATGATTGGATTGGTACAATTATTCCAACAATGTGATCGATTCAGGAATATAAGTATGGGAAATGGAGGATGAACAAGAACGGGAAGAGATGTAAGGGACGACCAACAATTTATTCAATGTCCGTTTCACTTTTACAGGCCGCAGTTCATTGCCAATGTTTTATcttataaatttttaataaccAATTGTTCACACATTTCAACTGAAGAGATTTTCTCAAATCACCACAACCACTTAGTTTTCCACTAAGATTACAAGAATTATTTCTGCCTCACAGGATTGTTTCACATAAAAGGAGAAAATGGGGTTTGTCATCCTCCTGGAATGGCCATTATTGATttctaaattaaaaaaaaattgacgcCCAATACAAAGACCACCCTTCCTATTTCTCATCCTAAAGAAAGGTAGTCTGTCATAAACATGTCTTTAAATATCATCAAATAATATCCATTTTGAATGACAATAACAGGAAGAATGCCATTAATTGTTAAGCACATTCTTGTTATCGACAAATCAAAGCATTCAACATCACCTCAAAATGCAGATTTTACTTACAAAACACCAAAGAAAGGATTTTTTATTGCAGAGTCTAGCTCAGACCCAGCTGAATGGAGTACTGCCATGTCAACCTTGTCTCTGGCAAGAAACAAGAACTCATCGCCTTCCATTTTCTCAAATCCACACAACTCAAGAAACTGAATGCCTCCCCTCAGCGAACCAACCCTATCCTGTTAGATCACGGGACCAGGGTTATGACAAAACAATAGAAAATTGATAATACCAAACTGTGGAGTAGGAGCAAACTTATACTGTTTTAAAAGTTCAATACATAAAACAATGTGCAACAAGCATATAATAagatacaaaagaaacaagtGAAATATACATTACAAGAACTACCTGGAACGATTGGTTAGCGAGTCTTATTTTTCTGAATTTCTCCTCATCAGGATTTTTCACAACATTCCCTACAAAAGTTAAAAGCGTCTGGAATGCTCTCTTTACTTTGGCATCATCCTCCtatacaaacaaaaaaaaaacataagaaaGGCCGTTCAGCTTCAGCAAAGCACACCAAAGCATTCAGCATAAATACTGCAATAGTTTCCATTTAACATCTTTTCCTATCATTTCTCATTTATATAGAAATTCCAGCACAGAGGATTATGGCTTAGCAGTCTTGTGTTGGTGCCAACTAGATTTATATAAACTCAGTAATCAAATGTCTAACAGCATTCAAAAAGCTAACAGTACGGAGAACCATCAACTGAAAGGCAAACCCCTGCACTATTTACCAGGCTAATAAAGTCACTCCAAAATAAGGTAGTACATAGTTgttctgttttctttttttttttcaaattgaaaTATTGGCATGATAATTCGTTGTTATTTACCTTGTGATTCTGCTTGAGAGATCTCAAACACTCTCTCATTTGCTCTGCTTTAGTAGCAGGCCTGACTGGCAATGACATCTGCAATTTGGAACGTTGGATACCACAATCCCAGAGAAGTTCATCAGTACGGGTTTCAGCAAAGTCAACATGGCATTTAAAATGGAAATAACATTGACAAACATGCTCGTGCCTTTTTCTCTTCTACGACAGGTGCAGATGATTTTGTAGTAGAAGGATCTTCTGGTGGCAAACCAAGTTTCCTCCTCCTTTCTGCCTGTGAAGACAACTATAAGGCTCACTCACAATCATCGAAAAAAGAacagaaacaataaaaaaataagaagaaaaacaacatGCAGGGGAATATAAGATTAAATTGCTTAGATGTACGAAGAAACTAGCTCAAAGACATTGATAATTAACAATTAACGTCTTCCTATATATTCTAGGATAGTTATTAGTATATTTAATTACTTCAGAATGGAGAAAAATGTGGGTATTTCCTTTGTCTAAATTTGTTACATAGAAAGCTGCAGCAGTTAATTATTCTAAATCACGTGGAGCCCTTAAAAGTTCACCAAAACTCTCCTTATCATAAGAGGTATGTACACACCTCCTAGAACATAACTTGCATCCTGTTGATAACACCACCTTCATAATATCAACATTACTCCAGACTTCATTTCCAACATTGGAGCTTGTTTAGAATCAGTCATGCCTCATCAGACACTAGGAATTTCACACACAAAAAATAAATCCCAACtgtgtttttttctttgtgttGTCAGTTCCTGACATCAACTAAAGCTTTACTCTGCAGATACACATAATAAGCTTagtctttacatcttttggtGAGCACCGCTACCACCACCCAACAGTAACACAAAAGGATGATggtcataaacaaaaatctcaGAAACAGCATGCATGATAACATCAGATTATACACATCCCTGACTCATCTAAAAACTTCATTCTGAGTAGTTTTGCTACCTTATCTTCTTCCAGTTTTTGACGGATCCTCTCCCTggctcttttctcttcttctttctcagcTTTTCGTAACGCCAATATCCTattaaaaaatacatatttaaATGAAGACGGAAAATGCATGCAAATAATGTATGGAAGAATATCTTATATGGTAGATTGCACCACAATCATAATATCACTCAAAAGGTGTAAAGGGTGAAATAAACCGTTTTCTTTCATTATCTTCTTCTATCCTCTTCGCTTCTAGGAGTTCCTTGCCAACTCGAATCCTCTCCTGAAGAAATAAAGGAATCTATCATCAAACACATGTTCTCCTTGATATCGgccaacaaacaaaaaaagtatGAACACATTTAATGATCAATGTTATTCACAAATTCATATTCATTcagttcaaattcaataatttattttaaaaagtgCATATAtcactaaaattataatactaACAAATACACAACGGATTAACAAACAGGGTTCTCTACAATTAGAATGCAGCTTTTTCAGAATGAAACCATGGATGCAAGAAAATTACATCTGTAATGAGCGAATAGACGAGAGAAGACTTTCAGAAATACCTTTTCTCTTTCTCGTTCCATCctcttctcctcttcttcctttttcttccgAGCCTTCTCCcttaaaaatcataaaaaataaaattgtggCAACAAATTATCAGATATGAGTTCCCAAAACTATATTATCAACACACAACATTGAGGGATATAACAAAATAACACACAGAATGTACTTTTTATACCATGAATACAATGTCGAATATAGAGACAGCCTGAGAATACATCCAGATGTGGGAAGTACACAACTTTTAGCATTACATCAAGAAATCACATGAAGCCAGAGTGAACATTGCCATTGCAGAGTTCAATGTCTTTAATAACCCAGCTTGAAgccttgaaaagatacttagagAACAAAGAGCCATACACAGAAGGTAAGCTCAACAATGTGTTTATCTTATCGCTGACACAGATCATAAGTACCAAACATCTTTACGAAAAAATTACCATTGCTTTCCAGACTGAAATCTTATTTTCAGCGATTCATTTCACATGAGTaaacaagaaagagaaaataCATGCAACACCAGAGGGAAAATGTATAACATTATGATTAGTAATTATACAGGTTTTTGCTTGGTGACATGAGTATTTCTTCCTAATGCAATAAATATCCAATTTTCACACCAAGGGAGAAGAAGCTTTATGTTGTCTATCAGATACAAAATGAAGGCCAATATGGAGCTTCAGTTTGACATTAATGTGGACTCACAAGATTGAAAATGGAAACACTTGTACTCAGTGAAAGGAGATAAATATAGTGACACAGAAATTAGGATCTTCAAAGCCTTCCATATCAAGATGATGTAATGGTAAAATGATCTCATTATGTCAACAGTGA
This is a stretch of genomic DNA from Argentina anserina chromosome 4, drPotAnse1.1, whole genome shotgun sequence. It encodes these proteins:
- the LOC126792638 gene encoding uncharacterized protein LOC126792638, which produces MAGVSLKCGDCGALLRSVEEAQEHAELTSHSNFAESTEPVLNLVCSTCGKPCRSKTESDLHTKRTGHTEFADKTADAAKPISLEVPKVAASVLEGVAATSQTEEMVVPEVDKNLLQELEGMGFSTERATRALHYSGNVSLEAAVNWIVEHENDMDIDEMPLVPANSKVEAPKPSLTPEQLKAKQHELREKARKKKEEEEKRMEREREKERIRVGKELLEAKRIEEDNERKRILALRKAEKEEEKRARERIRQKLEEDKAERRRKLGLPPEDPSTTKSSAPVVEEKKMSLPVRPATKAEQMRECLRSLKQNHKEDDAKVKRAFQTLLTFVGNVVKNPDEEKFRKIRLANQSFQDRVGSLRGGIQFLELCGFEKMEGDEFLFLARDKVDMAVLHSAGSELDSAIKNPFFGVL